The genome window CGCCCGATGCGAGGGCGAGTTCCACATCGACCCGCACTGGAGCCGGAAGCAGGTCGACACCAACAGCGCCGCCACGACCTGGAAGACCGCCGTCGTGATGCGCCTGTGGAAGGCCAGCGGTGGTCTCAAGACCGAAGAGTACGAGACCCGGTCCAAGACCGTGCAGCTCAAGCGCGCGGCCAAGGCGACCGTGGGCGCCACCCCGGAGACGGTCACCAAGGGCAAGAAGATCACGGTCACGGGCAAGCTGACCCGGGCGAACTGGAGCACCAAGAAGTACGGCGGCTACAGCGGCCGTACGGTGAGCCTCCAGTACCGCGCCTCGGACGCCACCTCGTTCAAGACGGTCAAGAAGGTCACCACCAGCAGCACCGGCGGCCTCAAGACCACGGTCAACGCCTCCGCCGACGGCTTCTACCGCTGGGTGTACTACGGCAACACCACGACCGGCACCGCCACCAGCCCGGTGGCCTACGTCGACGTGCGCTGACCGCCTCAGTACAGGCTCGGCACCTCGCCGCCCTCGGCCTTTGTCAGCGTGACTCCCGGCAAGCCGCGCAGCCGACGCTCCGCCACGGCGGTCAGGTCGGCCGCGGTCGGTGGGGTTCGGCCCAGGCCGATGGCGTAGCGCGTGGGGCCCGGGGCCGTGGTGAAGGGGCGGGGCCAGGCGTGGCAGTCGGGGGACAGGTCAGCGAGGTCCGTGATCAGGGCCCGCATCCTGCCGCGTACCCGGCCCCGATCCGCTTCCGTGGCTCCGTCCGCGCCCCCCTCCACCGTCACGATCGCCCACGCGGCGTGGCGGCGGTGGAGTGGGGGAGGGGTGAGGAGGGCGGGCAGGGGGCTCCCCTCTTCCAGCAACTCCCAGGCCCGGAACAGCTCTTGGGTGATCAGGTCGCGCATACCCGCCGTCACCTGGTCCGTGCAGGGGCGGACCGGAGCCGAGGGGGTCGTGATGGTGAGGGGGAGGGGGAGGGTGAGGGTGAGGGGGAGGGGACCGGAGGCGTCCCCGGGCGGTCCCACCGGCTCTCGCCAGTCCCATGCCGCCCAGGTCGCGAAGAAGTGCCGGAGGAGGGCGGACGGTGGCAGGTCACCGGCCTCGCTCGCCGTGCGGGCCGCCAGGACCGACCACGCCAGGCCCGGCAGGCCGCCGAACGGTGCCGAGTCCAGGCCCCGCGCCCTCGCCCACGCCTTGACCTCCCGGGCCAGCCGTGCGAACGCCGGACCATGGCCGCCCGCCGAGGCGAGCACCGCCTCCGCGTCGCTCACCGCGCTGAGCGCGATCGCCGCCGCCTCACCCAGCTCGGCCCGCCGCGCCACCGCCTCCGACGGATCCATCGACCCGGTGGCCACCACCGTCAGATCCACATCCAGCCCGTCCAGCCGCAGCCGTACACCGGGTACGCGTGCGCCGATCACCTCGCGCACGTTCGCGGCCCCGCCCGTCGCTTCCCTCAACTCCAGCTGTACGGCGGCCAGTTCGACCACCCCCGGCAGCGCCGCCACCAGGTCCAGATCCGCACCGGGCAGCGCGCAGCCCATGCGCCGGGAACCGACCACGTGGACGACACCGGTGGGGAGCGCGTCCGTGAGGAGGCGGGTGATCCGGTCGGCCGGTTCCGTGTCGGCGGCCTCACGCCCGGGGTGCGCGGCCTCCTCCCGCCACCGCACCTCTCCCGTCCCCAGAGCCACCGTCCCCCTCACCCGCATCGGCTCGTCCCCGCGCCGTGACAGCAGGGCCAGCTCGCCGACCTTCGCCGACATGGGCCCGAGCCGGGCAGCGCAGGCCGCCGCCAGGGTGTTCGGGTCGGTGGTGCGGCCCAGGCTCAGATGCGGGGTGAAGCCCTCGTGGCGGCCCCGACAGTGCGGGAAACGGCGTACGAGGGTGTCGTGCAGCTCGGCCCAGGGCCCCTCGCCGGCCGCCGCCGGGTCCAGCCACACCGTCGCGTCGTCCCGGTGCCCGAACCAGTGCACGCCCTCCAGCCGGGCGTCGAAGGGAGCCACCTCGGCCGTCGCGAGCACCGTGGCCGCCTCCTCGAACGCGTGCTCCGGTACGAAGCCGAAGAGGACGTTCACATGCGGGGGCCAGCGGTCGATCCGAGGGTCGTGCTTCCGGCGGATGTCCTGGAGCGGCGGCCACAGCTCCTCGGGCGGCAGCCACGCCAGCGCCGTACGGGCGGTCGGCCTGACGTCGAGGCCGGCGGGGGCGCTGTCCGGGGTGTCGGGCCCCAGCTCCACCCGCACCCCGTAGTGGTCCGAGATGTACAGCCCCTCCGCCGTGGGCGCGTCCCCGTACAGCTCGGCCGACCGCACCCCGAGATCCCGCCCGCGCAACAGAACCCGGTCCAGCCTCGACGCCCGTCCGGACAGGGACGAGATCGCGGCCAGCGGGTTGGCGGGCGGGTCGAAGGTCGGTGTCATGTCCTGCGGGCCGCGCGCCTCGCTCCACGCGTCCCGCATGCCCAGCGCCGTCTGCGGGGTGTCGCCGCCGTCGTTGAAGTCGCCGAGGAGGAGCAGATCGGCGTCCAGGCCCGCCAATCCCTCGGCGATACGGGACAGTTCGGCCGTACGGCGACCCGAGCCGTCGGCCGAGTGGTCGCTGCTCAGATGCGTCGCCGCCACGACCAGGGGGCGTACGCCGGTCTCCACCACCACGGCCGTCACCGCCTTGTGCGGGCCCAGCGCGTGGAACGCGGCCTCGCGGACCGGCAACCGGCTCAGGAGCAGCAGCCCGCATGTGTCGACGTCCCGCCCGCGCGGGTCCGTGCCCAGTGTCCAGCTCTCCCGCAGCCACGGCTCGCGCAGCAGTAGGGACAGCAGCTCCGCCTCGACCTCCTGCAACGCGATCACGTCCGCGTCGGCCGCCCGCAGGGCCCGCAGCAGCAACGGTCTGCGCCGGGCGGTGTCGATGAGATCGGCGTCGTAGCGGTCCCAGAGGGTGTTCCAGGTCAGCACCCGGACGGGCTCGGCGGCGGCCCCTCGCGGTGAGCCGGGCGCGGGCGCCCAACCCTCGCCGTCCCACGCGTGCGGCGTGCGCGCCGTGAAGAACGGCGCCCGGAGCAGGAGCGCCTCCCGTACCCGCCCCGCCTCCGTCGCGTCCATCCGGTCCACCCCCGTGGCCCGGTCCCAGACCACCTCGCCGTCCGCCTCGAAGAACAGCACCCGGTGCCAGGGGATCTCGCCGCCCGGCACGAACGCGGGCAGCGGGACCCGCTTGGGCGCGGCGTTCCGCTGGAGGACGCCCAGCACGAAGCGCGCCGGGTCGAAGCGCGTGTCCCAGCGCACCCGGTGATAGATCTCCTCGCTCGTCCGCATGGTTCTTCAGCCTTCTTCCTCGGCCCTGGTCCTCAGACCTCGTCCTCGATGGTTCCGCTCGGTCCGACGTACCAGGTGCGGTGCGCGTCCCCCGGGTACGGCGGGGCGAAGCGGCGCAGCTGCGCGGTGAGCACCTCGGGCGGTACCGCGTGCTCACGGCGGGTGTTGCGGCGGATCAGCTCGTCCTCGGCGACCAGGACCACGGCGTGCGTGATCAGGGCGTTGCGGCGGTGCGCGACCGCGTGCACCAGCGAGCGCTGCCGATGCGTGAGCGAGGTGGCGTCCCAGACCGTCGTCCCGGCGGCGGCCAGCGCCCCGTCCAGCCGGTCGAGCCCCTCGCGCAGGACGTCCGCGTTGGCCCGCTGA of Streptomyces phaeolivaceus contains these proteins:
- a CDS encoding poly(A) polymerase, coding for MRTSEEIYHRVRWDTRFDPARFVLGVLQRNAAPKRVPLPAFVPGGEIPWHRVLFFEADGEVVWDRATGVDRMDATEAGRVREALLLRAPFFTARTPHAWDGEGWAPAPGSPRGAAAEPVRVLTWNTLWDRYDADLIDTARRRPLLLRALRAADADVIALQEVEAELLSLLLREPWLRESWTLGTDPRGRDVDTCGLLLLSRLPVREAAFHALGPHKAVTAVVVETGVRPLVVAATHLSSDHSADGSGRRTAELSRIAEGLAGLDADLLLLGDFNDGGDTPQTALGMRDAWSEARGPQDMTPTFDPPANPLAAISSLSGRASRLDRVLLRGRDLGVRSAELYGDAPTAEGLYISDHYGVRVELGPDTPDSAPAGLDVRPTARTALAWLPPEELWPPLQDIRRKHDPRIDRWPPHVNVLFGFVPEHAFEEAATVLATAEVAPFDARLEGVHWFGHRDDATVWLDPAAAGEGPWAELHDTLVRRFPHCRGRHEGFTPHLSLGRTTDPNTLAAACAARLGPMSAKVGELALLSRRGDEPMRVRGTVALGTGEVRWREEAAHPGREAADTEPADRITRLLTDALPTGVVHVVGSRRMGCALPGADLDLVAALPGVVELAAVQLELREATGGAANVREVIGARVPGVRLRLDGLDVDLTVVATGSMDPSEAVARRAELGEAAAIALSAVSDAEAVLASAGGHGPAFARLAREVKAWARARGLDSAPFGGLPGLAWSVLAARTASEAGDLPPSALLRHFFATWAAWDWREPVGPPGDASGPLPLTLTLPLPLTITTPSAPVRPCTDQVTAGMRDLITQELFRAWELLEEGSPLPALLTPPPLHRRHAAWAIVTVEGGADGATEADRGRVRGRMRALITDLADLSPDCHAWPRPFTTAPGPTRYAIGLGRTPPTAADLTAVAERRLRGLPGVTLTKAEGGEVPSLY